One genomic region from Nitrospirota bacterium encodes:
- the larB gene encoding nickel pincer cofactor biosynthesis protein LarB, with translation MYKRMLKDILESVSKKSLSINQALEKLRHLPYENIGNAKIDHHRHLRQGIPEVVFAEGKNHDDVIAIAKTIYKRNKSLLITRASKEIYAKLKIKPARFHPLSGVISVGGEKNKTGSVLVISAGTSDIPVAEEAVETALFLGSSVRTIYDAGVAGIHRLMDKRQLFDSAKVIVVVAGMEGALPSVVGGLTDKPIIAVPTSIGYGSSLGGLTALFSMLNSCVPGIAVMNIDNGFGAGCLAHKINSMNQVSPKL, from the coding sequence ATGTATAAGAGGATGCTGAAAGACATACTTGAATCCGTGAGTAAAAAATCGTTGAGCATAAATCAGGCACTCGAAAAACTGAGGCATCTTCCATACGAAAACATAGGCAATGCAAAGATAGACCATCACAGGCACTTAAGACAGGGCATCCCTGAAGTGGTATTCGCAGAGGGCAAAAACCACGATGATGTCATTGCCATTGCAAAAACGATTTACAAAAGGAATAAAAGTCTTCTCATAACAAGGGCATCAAAAGAAATCTATGCTAAATTAAAGATAAAACCTGCAAGGTTTCATCCTCTTTCAGGAGTTATATCAGTAGGAGGAGAAAAAAATAAAACTGGAAGTGTCCTCGTTATATCAGCCGGGACATCGGACATCCCGGTTGCCGAGGAGGCAGTAGAGACCGCATTGTTTTTAGGCAGTTCCGTGAGAACTATTTACGATGCAGGTGTTGCAGGGATTCACAGGCTGATGGACAAAAGACAGCTCTTTGACTCTGCAAAGGTAATAGTAGTCGTTGCAGGCATGGAAGGTGCACTTCCTTCTGTGGTTGGAGGGCTCACTGACAAGCCAATCATAGCAGTGCCAACATCTATTGGCTATGGAAGTAGTCTTGGAGGGCTTACTGCGCTTTTTTCAATGCTCAATTCCTGTGTGCCTGGCATCGCAGTGATGAACATAGACAATGGATTTGGTGCAGGCTGTCTTGCCCATAAGATAAATTCCATGAATCAGGTTTCCCCAAAATTATAG
- a CDS encoding NAD(P)-dependent glycerol-3-phosphate dehydrogenase produces the protein MSYIAVIGGGSWGTTLTILLAEKDYDTALWVYEEDIAFEIKRTRINSIYLPDAVLPESVVVSSKLSDVLRNARYIVCVVPTQHIRPVFASALPYIPEDAIIVSASKGIEKGTNLTPSQILKELTGRNVSVLSGPSFAKEAIKRLPTAVTLASEDYGVGLLLQELFTTGSFRVYTHHDVIGVELGGALKNVIAIASGISDGLGLGYNARAALITRGLAEITRLGVMMGAKENTFSGLSGLGDLVLTCTGPISRNYTVGCNLAKGEKLHDIISRTKSIAEGIDTTKSAYDLARIYNIEMPIVQEVYQVLYEGKDPKDAVHELMNRSLKPEFYV, from the coding sequence ATGAGCTATATAGCAGTTATAGGTGGTGGCTCTTGGGGAACGACACTGACAATCCTCCTTGCAGAGAAAGACTATGACACTGCTTTATGGGTATACGAGGAGGACATCGCCTTTGAGATTAAAAGGACACGGATAAACAGCATATATCTGCCTGATGCTGTATTGCCTGAAAGTGTTGTGGTGTCATCAAAGCTAAGCGATGTCTTAAGGAATGCAAGATACATAGTGTGTGTGGTCCCAACACAGCACATCCGTCCTGTATTTGCCTCTGCCCTGCCATATATACCAGAGGATGCCATAATAGTAAGTGCGTCAAAGGGAATCGAGAAAGGAACAAACCTTACACCATCTCAAATACTTAAGGAACTTACAGGTAGAAATGTATCTGTCCTATCAGGTCCTTCCTTTGCAAAGGAAGCGATAAAGAGGCTTCCTACTGCCGTAACATTGGCATCCGAGGACTATGGGGTCGGATTGCTTTTACAGGAATTATTTACGACAGGCTCATTCAGGGTCTACACACATCACGATGTAATTGGAGTTGAGCTTGGAGGGGCTCTTAAAAATGTAATTGCAATAGCCTCTGGCATCTCGGACGGCCTTGGGCTTGGATATAATGCGAGGGCTGCACTTATAACCAGAGGGCTTGCCGAGATAACAAGGCTCGGTGTAATGATGGGTGCTAAGGAAAATACCTTTTCAGGGCTAAGCGGACTTGGAGACCTTGTCCTTACATGCACAGGTCCAATTTCGAGAAACTACACGGTTGGCTGTAACCTTGCAAAGGGCGAAAAGCTCCATGACATAATCTCAAGGACGAAAAGCATTGCAGAGGGCATTGACACAACAAAGTCTGCCTATGACCTTGCAAGGATTTATAACATAGAGATGCCAATAGTTCAGGAGGTCTATCAGGTGCTTTATGAAGGCAAAGACCCAAAAGACGCTGTTCATGAGCTCATGAATCGCTCTTTAAAGCCTGAGTTTTATGTATAA
- a CDS encoding BrnT family toxin: MFIIDGIIWLDTIVEKLTWKHKVFPYEVEEVLTGKCRIFKEKSGNIEGENLYNALGRTKTGRYLSVFFIRKLDRKALIVTARDMNKRERKRYEEK, translated from the coding sequence GTGTTCATAATTGATGGTATAATCTGGTTGGACACTATTGTTGAGAAACTTACATGGAAGCATAAGGTGTTTCCCTATGAGGTAGAAGAAGTATTAACAGGCAAGTGCAGAATATTTAAAGAGAAAAGCGGTAATATTGAAGGAGAGAATTTATATAATGCCCTCGGCAGAACAAAAACCGGGCGTTACCTTTCAGTATTCTTTATCAGAAAACTTGACAGAAAGGCATTAATCGTAACTGCAAGGGATATGAATAAAAGGGAGAGAAAAAGATATGAGGAAAAGTAA
- a CDS encoding transposase encodes MERIPYGKYMKEFREEAVKLVVQGGLSVLEASRRLSLSSTTLNNWVKAFRAGKLGDV; translated from the coding sequence ATGGAGAGAATACCGTATGGGAAGTACATGAAGGAGTTTAGGGAGGAAGCGGTAAAGCTGGTGGTTCAGGGAGGGCTTTCAGTGCTTGAGGCAAGCAGGAGGCTGTCGTTGTCGTCTACGACACTTAATAACTGGGTGAAGGCGTTTCGTGCGGGCAAACTTGGAGATGT
- the gltX gene encoding glutamate--tRNA ligase, which translates to MRVRFAPSPTGHLHLGGARTALFNWLFARHHGGTFILRIEDTDKTRSTEEFIESILDGVRWLDLDWDEGPFRQTDRFDIYRGYVEKLIREGHAYYCYCSSEELEQRRKQALSEGRAPRYDGRCWKKKTPPMGITPSVRFKMPDEGKTSVHDLIKGTIVFENSELDDLIIMRSDGTPTYNFVVVADDVDMGITHVIRGDDHLNNTPKQIHIYNAMGYDIPRFAHLPMIMGPDRTRLSKRHGATSVIAYRDMGYLPHALVNYLVRLGWSYGDHEVFTRNELVRYFSLEAVGKSASVFNPEKLLWLNSEYIKATPTETLGERVIPFLKADGLIKADEEINMKWLSKAIHSLIERCRTLRELSNSLRYYISDYVDIDALAKGKFLTPNALPYLKEVKSELSGLEEFTSEQIEKLFIAFVERYGIKLGVVAQPVRVAITGNTVSPGIFEVLEIVGKEKTLKRLQQAIELI; encoded by the coding sequence ATAAGGGTCAGGTTTGCACCAAGCCCAACAGGGCATCTACATCTTGGAGGTGCAAGGACAGCCCTTTTTAACTGGCTCTTTGCAAGGCATCATGGAGGCACATTCATCCTTCGAATAGAAGACACGGATAAAACGAGGTCAACCGAGGAGTTTATCGAATCCATACTGGATGGCGTGAGATGGCTTGACCTCGATTGGGACGAAGGTCCCTTCAGACAAACAGACAGGTTTGACATTTACAGAGGCTATGTCGAAAAGCTCATTAGAGAGGGTCATGCCTATTATTGCTATTGCTCTTCAGAGGAGCTTGAGCAAAGAAGAAAACAGGCACTCTCTGAGGGTAGGGCTCCAAGATATGATGGAAGGTGCTGGAAAAAGAAGACCCCTCCAATGGGCATAACACCATCTGTCAGGTTCAAGATGCCTGATGAGGGTAAGACATCTGTTCATGACCTCATAAAGGGTACTATAGTTTTCGAGAACTCTGAGCTCGATGACCTCATAATCATGCGCTCAGATGGAACTCCAACATATAATTTCGTTGTTGTTGCCGATGATGTTGACATGGGTATAACACATGTGATTCGTGGAGATGACCATCTTAACAACACGCCAAAACAGATTCACATATACAATGCCATGGGATATGACATTCCAAGATTTGCCCATCTTCCAATGATAATGGGACCTGATAGGACAAGGCTTTCCAAAAGACATGGGGCAACCTCTGTCATTGCCTACAGGGACATGGGCTATCTTCCTCATGCACTCGTTAACTACCTTGTAAGGCTCGGCTGGTCTTATGGAGACCATGAGGTATTCACAAGGAATGAGCTTGTAAGGTATTTCTCTCTTGAGGCAGTAGGGAAATCAGCCTCGGTCTTTAACCCTGAAAAGCTTCTTTGGCTAAATAGCGAATATATAAAAGCTACGCCAACCGAAACCCTCGGAGAGAGAGTCATACCGTTTCTTAAGGCAGATGGCCTGATTAAGGCAGATGAGGAGATAAACATGAAGTGGCTTTCAAAAGCCATACACTCACTTATAGAGAGGTGTAGAACCCTTCGGGAACTTTCAAATAGCCTTAGATATTATATCTCTGATTATGTTGATATAGATGCCTTGGCAAAAGGGAAATTTCTGACCCCTAATGCCCTTCCATATCTTAAAGAGGTTAAGTCCGAACTTTCAGGTCTCGAGGAGTTTACTTCAGAGCAAATCGAAAAGCTCTTCATAGCCTTTGTTGAAAGGTATGGCATAAAATTAGGTGTAGTTGCACAGCCAGTGAGAGTGGCTATAACAGGAAATACAGTGAGTCCGGGGATTTTTGAGGTCTTAGAAATAGTGGGAAAGGAAAAGACATTGAAAAGGCTTCAACAGGCAATAGAGCTGATATGA